From the Streptomyces sp. KMM 9044 genome, one window contains:
- a CDS encoding transposase, which yields MSSRVHTGWRYQIVATNIPAHQGLSGVSGSGQAWFVDALYRDHAEVEDRVKAIKRIGLGLLPSKSWQLNVAWVPAAALAADLDAWTRLLLLHDEPELAAAQPETIRGKLYHLPARPTAHARRRILHLDHTWPWATAFTTAWQRAHQLPALT from the coding sequence TTGAGCAGCAGAGTCCACACCGGCTGGCGGTACCAGATCGTCGCCACCAATATCCCCGCCCACCAGGGGCTTTCGGGTGTGTCCGGCTCGGGTCAGGCCTGGTTCGTCGACGCCCTCTACCGCGACCACGCCGAGGTCGAGGACCGCGTGAAAGCGATCAAGCGGATCGGGCTGGGGCTCTTGCCGTCCAAATCCTGGCAGCTGAACGTCGCCTGGGTGCCGGCCGCCGCGCTCGCCGCCGACCTCGACGCCTGGACCCGGCTCCTCCTCCTGCATGACGAGCCCGAACTCGCCGCCGCACAACCGGAAACGATCCGCGGGAAGCTGTACCACCTGCCCGCCCGCCCCACCGCCCACGCCCGCCGACGCATCCTCCACCTCGACCACACCTGGCCCTGGGCCACCGCGTTCACCACCGCCTGGCAACGCGCCCACCAACTCCCGGCCCTCACCTGA
- a CDS encoding transposase — protein sequence MLLRKVADRVGPTAALGAALPQGIGPGWRDRGMALVQLVCAIALGAANVLEAEQLQYHWRALFPRPVSDSTLWRTLEAIDGPVLARVERVRAAIRRVVWTLLALRPGGFPWIAVGGRELTGWYVLDLDATLVTCTSKKERAAGTFKGGFGHHPLGAWVANTRECVAMLLRPGNATSNDVADHRTVLTAALRQLPLPLWSKVLVRIDGAAFSHALLEHLQSLTTSRRRVRWVTGWAINTTDEAAIALLPEKVWATALRQDGTVHEITGPDGDKISYQAAELTGVRDLTGWPAGMRLIVRRVKPSRRDLKKLTDFEKHTDSAAQLPGVMTPCRYGLQSASQMQAGRARPSPESTARDRSPN from the coding sequence GTGCTGCTGCGCAAGGTTGCCGACCGGGTCGGGCCGACCGCCGCTCTGGGCGCGGCCCTGCCGCAGGGCATCGGGCCGGGGTGGCGGGATCGGGGCATGGCACTGGTCCAGCTGGTGTGCGCGATCGCACTGGGGGCCGCCAACGTCCTGGAAGCCGAGCAACTCCAGTATCACTGGCGGGCGTTGTTCCCTCGGCCGGTCTCCGACAGCACGCTGTGGCGCACGCTGGAGGCGATCGACGGGCCGGTTCTCGCACGCGTCGAGCGCGTGCGGGCCGCGATACGCCGGGTGGTGTGGACCCTGCTGGCCCTGCGGCCCGGCGGGTTTCCCTGGATCGCGGTGGGCGGGCGGGAGCTGACTGGCTGGTACGTCCTGGACCTCGATGCCACCCTCGTGACCTGCACCAGCAAGAAGGAGCGCGCGGCCGGCACGTTCAAGGGCGGCTTCGGGCATCATCCGCTGGGCGCGTGGGTGGCCAACACCCGCGAGTGCGTCGCGATGCTGCTACGGCCCGGCAACGCCACCTCCAACGACGTCGCCGACCACCGGACGGTGCTGACGGCCGCGCTGCGGCAACTCCCGCTGCCGCTGTGGTCGAAAGTGCTGGTCCGTATCGACGGGGCTGCCTTCAGCCACGCCCTGCTGGAGCACCTGCAGAGCCTGACCACCAGCCGGCGCCGGGTGCGCTGGGTGACCGGCTGGGCCATCAACACCACCGACGAGGCCGCCATCGCACTGCTGCCCGAGAAGGTGTGGGCCACCGCGCTGCGGCAGGACGGCACGGTCCACGAAATCACCGGCCCCGATGGCGACAAGATCTCCTACCAGGCCGCCGAGCTGACCGGAGTGCGCGACCTGACCGGCTGGCCCGCGGGGATGCGCCTGATCGTACGGCGGGTCAAGCCCTCGCGGCGCGATCTGAAGAAGCTGACCGACTTTGAGAAGCACACCGACTCTGCTGCGCAATTACCCGGCGTGATGACGCCGTGCCGATACGGCCTTCAGAGCGCGTCGCAGATGCAGGCAGGCCGGGCGCGGCCGAGCCCTGAAAGCACGGCACGTGATCGCTCGCCGAATTGA
- a CDS encoding VC0807 family protein has protein sequence MASPTSSSEPAATAPTATESPSSSWGFVVPVVCDIVLPVGLYYALRAVGVGEITALLLGGSAPALHTLYSAIRHRRLDALGVFTIALLLVGALGSLLTADPRLALARNGLFTALTGLWLLITLFTARPFTYQALRSLLPGRATLLERLWETDASFRGVWRGLTVLWSVVLCCDALLRVVMAYTLPVDTVPALDGILYAVSWILLQVITQVALYRSGTMTKIFGRRRRRVGEPGR, from the coding sequence ATGGCTTCCCCCACGTCCAGCTCCGAACCTGCGGCCACTGCCCCCACCGCGACCGAAAGCCCGTCCTCCTCATGGGGTTTCGTCGTCCCCGTGGTCTGCGACATCGTGTTACCCGTCGGGCTCTACTACGCGCTCCGCGCGGTCGGCGTGGGAGAGATCACGGCGCTGCTGCTGGGCGGCTCGGCGCCCGCCCTGCACACGCTCTACTCCGCGATACGTCATCGCAGGCTGGACGCCCTCGGGGTGTTCACCATCGCGCTGCTGCTGGTGGGCGCGCTGGGCTCACTGCTGACCGCGGACCCGCGCCTCGCGCTCGCACGCAACGGCCTGTTCACCGCGCTGACCGGACTGTGGCTGCTGATCACTCTGTTCACCGCTCGCCCATTCACCTACCAGGCGTTGCGCTCTCTGCTGCCGGGCCGGGCGACGCTGCTGGAGCGCCTGTGGGAAACGGACGCGTCCTTCAGGGGGGTGTGGCGCGGGCTGACGGTGCTGTGGAGCGTGGTCCTGTGCTGTGACGCGCTGCTGCGGGTGGTGATGGCCTACACCCTGCCCGTCGACACCGTGCCCGCGCTGGACGGCATCCTGTACGCGGTGTCGTGGATCCTGCTGCAGGTGATCACCCAGGTCGCCCTGTACCGGTCGGGCACCATGACCAAGATCTTCGGTCGCCGCAGGCGCCGGGTCGGTGAGCCAGGTCGGTGA
- a CDS encoding TetR/AcrR family transcriptional regulator, giving the protein MTANKDRVNTRTFTQNARRAQIVQAAIETLAETGYAKTSFNRISQQAKLSSTGMISYHFSGKPELFAEVAHTVVVKADTLAAARMEDEKTYRGKLTAYIRSNFDFIASYPLYARALTEIIGMIRDRHITGLDDIERSIMSGDRLVTLLEQGRRAGEFGSFDCFTMALVIRGAIDGVLCQHLRVVAMDLDRCAHEVSNAFDRCTQPA; this is encoded by the coding sequence ATGACGGCCAACAAAGACAGGGTGAACACCCGCACATTCACGCAGAACGCACGACGAGCCCAGATAGTTCAGGCGGCTATCGAAACGCTCGCCGAAACCGGTTATGCGAAGACGTCGTTCAACAGAATCTCCCAGCAGGCGAAACTCAGCAGTACCGGAATGATCTCCTATCATTTCTCCGGCAAGCCCGAACTCTTCGCCGAAGTGGCTCACACGGTCGTCGTGAAGGCCGACACTCTGGCAGCCGCGCGCATGGAGGACGAGAAGACCTACCGCGGCAAGCTCACCGCGTACATCAGGTCGAACTTCGACTTCATCGCCAGCTACCCGTTGTACGCCCGGGCGTTGACCGAGATCATCGGGATGATCCGCGACCGGCACATCACCGGCCTGGACGACATCGAGCGCAGCATCATGTCCGGCGATCGGCTGGTCACCCTGCTCGAACAGGGCCGCAGAGCCGGCGAGTTCGGCAGCTTCGACTGTTTCACCATGGCCCTGGTCATCCGCGGCGCCATCGACGGCGTCCTGTGCCAGCATCTGCGGGTCGTGGCGATGGACCTGGATCGGTGCGCCCACGAGGTGTCGAACGCCTTCGACCGCTGTACCCAGCCCGCGTAG
- a CDS encoding Gfo/Idh/MocA family protein, which translates to MTAAAARPLRLGALGTSSIAWRRVLPTVARMPEWDLVAVAGRTMKKAVRFAEQFGCAAEEDAEALLERPDVDAVYVSTPTALHHRWAERALRAGKHVLVEKPIGVNAAEARALYALAAERSLVLRENFMFLHHPQHARVRELVESGRLGQLASLQAAFCIPPLPEDDIRYDVGLGGGALLDVGVYPLRAASLLLGPGLEVAGATLRTRASDGLDLSGQVLLVSLSGVLAEVAFGFEHAYASTYTLWGDRARLTATRAFTPPPAHQPLLVLEEQDREERLALPAADQLMLLLAEFAGALRRGGGNDAELGAESVAAMTLVDTVAATARRIVVR; encoded by the coding sequence GTGACGGCGGCGGCAGCGCGGCCACTGCGCCTGGGCGCGCTGGGTACGTCGTCGATCGCCTGGCGGCGGGTGCTGCCCACGGTGGCGCGCATGCCGGAATGGGACCTGGTGGCCGTCGCCGGGCGCACGATGAAGAAGGCGGTCCGGTTCGCGGAGCAGTTCGGGTGCGCGGCCGAGGAGGACGCCGAGGCGCTGCTCGAACGGCCGGACGTGGACGCGGTGTACGTGTCGACGCCGACGGCCCTGCACCACCGGTGGGCCGAGCGCGCGTTGCGTGCGGGCAAGCACGTGCTGGTGGAGAAACCGATCGGGGTGAACGCCGCCGAAGCGCGTGCCCTGTACGCGCTGGCCGCGGAGCGGAGCCTGGTGCTGCGGGAGAACTTCATGTTCCTCCACCATCCGCAGCATGCGCGGGTGCGCGAGCTGGTCGAGAGCGGCCGGCTGGGGCAACTGGCCTCCCTGCAGGCGGCGTTCTGCATCCCTCCGCTGCCGGAGGACGACATCCGCTACGACGTGGGTCTGGGCGGCGGCGCACTGCTCGACGTCGGCGTGTATCCGCTGCGTGCCGCCTCGCTGCTGCTCGGACCGGGCCTTGAGGTGGCGGGGGCGACGCTGCGCACCCGGGCCTCGGACGGACTCGATCTGTCCGGGCAGGTACTGCTGGTTTCGCTGTCCGGAGTGCTGGCCGAGGTGGCGTTCGGCTTCGAGCACGCCTACGCCTCCACGTACACGCTGTGGGGCGACCGGGCGCGGCTGACCGCGACGCGGGCGTTCACCCCGCCGCCCGCCCATCAGCCGCTGCTGGTGCTGGAGGAACAGGACCGCGAGGAGCGGCTCGCCCTGCCCGCCGCCGACCAACTGATGCTTCTGCTAGCGGAGTTCGCCGGAGCCTTGCGCAGAGGCGGCGGCAACGACGCTGAGCTGGGTGCGGAGTCGGTCGCGGCGATGACACTCGTGGACACCGTCGCCGCTACGGCGCGGCGGATCGTCGTGCGCTGA
- a CDS encoding NDP-hexose 2,3-dehydratase family protein, which produces MSPTTAPSPSRGQQAATLAALAASAAAVADGVMSDVELAAWLEERRRTQPQRVEQVPFAELDGWRFEQRTGDLRHASGRFFSVHGLRVRSDFGPVPAWEQPIIDQPEIGILGIALREFDGIPHLLMQAKSEPGNINGMQLSPTVQATKSNYLRVHGGSAVKYLDCFRRPAPGSVVADVLQSEQGSWFLHKRNRNMIVRVGPEVEAGEDFAWLTLRQVNALLRQDNVVNMDARTVLSCLPDWRTDVVGVAGSLHTDTEIRSWITRRRAEHEVSVTPIGLADTSGWRRDANTVSHVRGHHFSVVAVDVSSGRREVAAWSQPLLEPHGTGLAALFVRRVNGVPHVLLRARAEAGFLSVVELGPTVQCTAENYAHLPPASWPPYLEEVRARRAGAVYDVLLSEEGGRFLNALSHYVIIEVEDEVPVVSDEFEWVSPRQVDELLRYSHHLNVQARTLVTALRSL; this is translated from the coding sequence ATGAGTCCGACAACCGCGCCTTCGCCGTCGCGCGGCCAGCAGGCCGCCACTCTCGCGGCGCTGGCAGCGTCCGCGGCGGCCGTCGCGGACGGTGTGATGAGCGACGTGGAACTCGCGGCGTGGCTGGAGGAGCGGCGACGTACGCAGCCGCAGCGGGTCGAACAGGTGCCGTTCGCGGAGCTGGACGGCTGGCGGTTCGAGCAGCGGACCGGTGACCTGCGGCATGCGAGCGGTCGTTTCTTCTCGGTGCACGGGCTGCGGGTCCGCTCGGACTTCGGGCCGGTGCCGGCCTGGGAGCAGCCGATCATCGATCAGCCCGAAATCGGGATCCTCGGCATCGCACTGCGCGAATTCGACGGAATTCCCCATCTGCTGATGCAGGCGAAGTCGGAGCCGGGAAACATCAACGGGATGCAGCTGTCGCCGACGGTGCAGGCGACGAAAAGCAACTATCTGAGGGTGCACGGCGGTTCGGCCGTGAAGTATCTGGACTGTTTCCGTCGTCCCGCGCCGGGGTCGGTGGTGGCCGACGTGCTCCAGTCGGAGCAGGGCTCGTGGTTTCTGCACAAGCGGAACCGGAACATGATCGTGCGGGTCGGTCCGGAGGTCGAGGCGGGCGAGGATTTCGCCTGGCTGACTCTCCGGCAGGTGAACGCCCTGCTGCGCCAGGACAACGTCGTCAACATGGACGCCCGTACGGTGCTGTCGTGTCTGCCGGACTGGCGGACCGACGTCGTCGGGGTGGCCGGATCGCTGCACACGGACACCGAGATCCGCAGCTGGATCACGCGTCGGAGGGCCGAGCACGAGGTCAGCGTCACCCCGATCGGGCTGGCGGACACCAGCGGCTGGCGCCGCGACGCCAACACCGTGTCCCATGTGCGCGGGCATCACTTCAGTGTCGTGGCGGTGGACGTGTCCTCCGGCCGCCGCGAGGTGGCGGCGTGGTCCCAGCCGCTGCTGGAGCCGCACGGAACGGGCCTGGCGGCGCTGTTCGTGCGGCGGGTGAACGGCGTACCGCACGTTCTGCTGCGGGCACGCGCGGAGGCCGGGTTCCTGTCGGTGGTCGAGCTGGGCCCGACGGTGCAGTGCACGGCCGAGAACTACGCCCATCTCCCACCCGCGTCCTGGCCCCCCTATCTGGAGGAGGTGCGCGCGCGGCGCGCCGGAGCCGTGTACGACGTGCTGCTGTCGGAGGAGGGCGGGCGTTTCCTGAACGCCCTGAGCCACTACGTGATCATCGAGGTCGAGGACGAGGTGCCCGTGGTGTCGGACGAGTTCGAGTGGGTGTCCCCGCGGCAGGTGGACGAACTGCTGCGCTACAGCCACCACCTGAATGTGCAGGCACGGACGCTGGTCACCGCGCTGAGGTCGCTGTGA